One genomic segment of Rivularia sp. PCC 7116 includes these proteins:
- a CDS encoding calcium-binding protein, which produces MATNNNDFLVGTNGPDLINALAGNDTVIGLRGNDTLRGNAGNDRLFGNENNDSLQGGIGNDNLDGGSGRDTLRGGAGRDTLAGATGNDNLFGNGGNDSLLGGNGNDNLNGGNGRDTLRGGNGRDTLSGGNGNDNLRGGNGNDLLRGGAGRDTLSGNAGNDNLFGNRGNDSLLGGNGNDNLRGGNGNDILRGGAGRDTLSGNAGNDNLFGNGGNDSLLGGNGNDNLRGGNGNDILRGGAGRDTLSGNAGNDNLFGNGGNDSLLGGNGNDNLRGGNGNDILRGGAGRDTLSGNAGNDNLFGNGGNDSLLGGSGNDNLRGGNGNDILRGGAGRDTLSGNAGNDNLFGNGGNDSLLGGNGNDNLRGGNGNDILRGGAGRDTLNGGNGNDRLFGGAGADILIGGAGADTLTGGAGADLFNIQGFDTITDFRFFEGDRFTFGFSSNISDFDIQGNQILFQNQAIASLTTAPSGFEIQDAIMM; this is translated from the coding sequence ATGGCTACTAATAACAATGATTTTCTGGTAGGGACAAATGGTCCTGACTTAATCAACGCTTTAGCAGGTAATGATACGGTTATTGGTTTGAGAGGTAACGATACGTTGCGGGGCAATGCTGGTAATGACAGGTTGTTTGGCAACGAAAATAACGATAGTCTCCAGGGCGGTATAGGTAACGATAACCTTGATGGTGGTTCGGGTAGAGATACTCTGCGCGGTGGTGCTGGAAGAGATACGCTTGCAGGTGCTACAGGCAATGATAATTTATTTGGCAATGGAGGAAACGATAGTCTTTTAGGCGGCAACGGTAACGATAATCTCAACGGTGGCAACGGTAGAGATACTCTGCGCGGTGGTAACGGAAGAGATACGCTTTCAGGCGGTAACGGTAACGATAACCTCAGAGGTGGTAACGGCAACGATCTTCTACGGGGTGGTGCCGGTAGAGATACTCTTTCGGGTAACGCTGGAAATGATAATCTATTTGGCAATAGAGGAAATGATAGTCTTTTAGGCGGCAACGGTAACGATAACCTTAGAGGTGGTAACGGCAACGATATCCTACGGGGTGGTGCCGGTAGAGATACTCTTTCTGGTAACGCTGGAAATGACAATCTATTTGGTAACGGAGGAAACGATAGTCTTTTAGGCGGCAACGGTAACGATAACCTTAGAGGTGGTAACGGCAACGATATCCTACGGGGTGGTGCTGGTAGAGATACTCTTTCTGGTAACGCTGGAAATGACAATTTATTTGGTAACGGAGGAAACGATAGTCTTTTAGGCGGCAACGGTAACGATAACCTTAGAGGTGGTAACGGCAACGATATCCTACGGGGTGGTGCTGGTAGAGATACTCTTTCTGGTAACGCTGGAAATGACAATTTATTTGGTAACGGAGGCAATGATAGTCTTCTAGGCGGTAGCGGTAACGATAACCTCAGAGGTGGTAACGGCAACGATATCCTACGGGGTGGTGCTGGTAGAGATACTCTTTCTGGTAACGCTGGAAATGACAATTTATTTGGTAACGGAGGCAATGATAGTCTTCTAGGCGGTAACGGTAACGATAACCTCAGAGGTGGTAACGGTAACGATATCTTGCGGGGTGGTGCCGGTAGAGATACCCTAAACGGTGGTAACGGCAACGACAGGTTATTTGGTGGCGCTGGTGCGGATATTTTGATCGGCGGTGCTGGTGCGGATACTTTGACTGGTGGTGCAGGTGCAGATTTATTTAATATTCAAGGCTTTGACACCATTACAGACTTTAGATTCTTTGAAGGTGATAGATTCACTTTTGGCTTTAGCAGCAACATTAGTGATTTCGATATCCAAGGCAACCAAATATTGTTCCAAAATCAAGCCATCGCTAGTTTGACAACGGCTCCTTCGGGGTTTGAAATCCAAGACGCTATTATGATGTAA
- a CDS encoding DUF6263 family protein, with protein MTTKKSLLAGGILLTIIGSGLQPVFNRAFAQTTQPQTPLENQLSPQPETKSQIRLITPGAQPRQRLRFVPQTGQKETADMQMDMNMSMSVNGNEAPSFKIPGTSLKLNTTVNKVEQNGDIYYDFSYDNVDIVGESNLPPSALEDMRREIKKMQGLKGNVIVDNKGQTKKANFIVPKNFNPALKQTMDQLKNSIEQLSAQVPTEAVGKGAKWKVTSNISFNGITLVQTANYELVDIQDGIATMNINLTQKAPGAQKIALPQIPKGMTMIMESYNANGTGQSKIALNRLMPLSTSLKMNANTQMRTTVPNSPETMIMNQQISTQLNIQSK; from the coding sequence ATGACAACCAAAAAAAGCTTGTTAGCTGGTGGGATTCTGCTCACCATTATTGGTTCCGGATTACAACCCGTTTTTAATCGTGCATTTGCTCAAACAACACAACCACAAACACCGCTTGAAAATCAGCTATCCCCACAGCCAGAAACTAAATCCCAAATTCGATTAATTACACCAGGAGCACAACCGCGTCAAAGATTACGTTTTGTACCCCAAACGGGACAAAAAGAAACTGCTGATATGCAAATGGATATGAATATGTCCATGTCTGTGAATGGTAATGAAGCACCATCATTTAAAATACCTGGAACCAGCTTGAAATTAAATACTACCGTCAACAAGGTAGAACAAAATGGCGATATTTATTATGATTTTTCTTATGACAATGTCGATATAGTCGGAGAAAGCAATCTACCACCCAGCGCTCTGGAAGATATGCGCCGTGAAATAAAAAAAATGCAAGGTTTAAAAGGAAATGTAATTGTTGATAATAAGGGGCAGACTAAAAAAGCTAATTTTATTGTCCCGAAAAACTTCAACCCAGCTTTAAAACAAACGATGGATCAATTGAAAAATTCCATCGAACAGCTATCGGCTCAAGTTCCCACAGAAGCAGTCGGTAAAGGTGCAAAATGGAAAGTTACTTCTAACATTAGCTTCAATGGCATCACCCTTGTGCAAACTGCTAACTACGAATTGGTTGATATTCAAGATGGCATTGCAACAATGAATATCAATCTAACGCAAAAAGCACCCGGCGCACAAAAAATAGCATTACCCCAAATTCCCAAAGGTATGACTATGATTATGGAATCTTACAACGCCAATGGCACGGGACAATCAAAAATCGCTTTAAACCGACTTATGCCTTTAAGTACATCGCTCAAAATGAATGCAAATACTCAAATGCGTACAACCGTGCCTAATTCTCCAGAAACAATGATAATGAATCAGCAAATATCTACGCAATTAAATATTCAGTCAAAATAG
- a CDS encoding gamma-glutamylcyclotransferase, giving the protein MSDRTHRESHNRQHLQPKEPMFYYFAYGSCMCPVDLKRTMGENTHHYVMGAGVLKGYRLGFYRYSAFRKCGVLDVVKDSKSTVHGVLYRLPLRLSASLDKREDVPRGGYRQEFVDISFRGKTYEKVRTYVVVNKLLQEIAPNDWYFNVVLRGAITCKLPEEYCWNLFNHMHGLQSSQ; this is encoded by the coding sequence ATGAGCGATCGCACTCACCGCGAATCTCATAATAGACAACACTTGCAGCCAAAGGAACCGATGTTTTATTATTTTGCTTACGGTTCCTGTATGTGTCCGGTAGATTTAAAGCGTACTATGGGTGAAAATACCCACCATTATGTAATGGGTGCGGGGGTTTTAAAGGGCTATCGATTGGGATTTTACCGTTATAGCGCTTTTCGTAAATGTGGCGTTTTGGATGTGGTAAAAGATTCAAAAAGTACTGTGCATGGGGTACTTTATCGATTACCTTTAAGACTCAGCGCCAGTCTAGATAAACGCGAAGATGTACCCCGTGGTGGCTACCGTCAAGAATTTGTCGATATTAGTTTTCGAGGAAAGACTTACGAAAAAGTCCGCACATACGTGGTGGTGAACAAACTTTTGCAAGAAATTGCTCCCAATGATTGGTATTTCAACGTTGTATTGCGTGGTGCGATTACCTGCAAGCTACCTGAAGAATATTGCTGGAATTTGTTTAATCATATGCATGGCTTGCAGTCGTCTCAATAA
- a CDS encoding class I SAM-dependent methyltransferase, with amino-acid sequence MNNFEQIQNTYKNYRDDYSLEQRKNWYSKVADAYNKTRPRYPQELINRTVELAKLSKNTNILEIGCGPGTATVEFAKLDCPMVCLEPSQDSCNLARQNCESFPNVEIINTTFEEWELQPNKFDTVLAATSFHWVSPEVGYPKLEQALKDNGSLILLWNKEPQPSYEVYQILDEVYQKQVPSLSRYEDRGTTERIIRKLGENIAKSGLFKDLVFECRECDRVYSIDDYLTLLSTLSPYIVLDVQKRDALFDDLRNALSKNLGDTIETSYLSAFHVAWKKGKS; translated from the coding sequence ATGAACAATTTTGAACAAATCCAAAATACCTATAAAAACTATCGAGATGATTACAGTTTAGAGCAGAGGAAGAACTGGTACAGTAAAGTTGCGGATGCGTACAACAAAACCAGACCGCGCTATCCCCAGGAACTGATTAATCGTACAGTAGAATTAGCTAAACTCAGTAAAAATACGAATATTTTAGAAATAGGGTGCGGTCCTGGAACTGCAACAGTAGAGTTTGCTAAACTAGATTGCCCAATGGTGTGCCTCGAACCCAGTCAAGACTCCTGCAATTTAGCGAGACAAAATTGTGAGAGTTTTCCCAACGTAGAAATTATCAATACCACCTTTGAAGAATGGGAACTACAGCCAAATAAATTTGATACCGTACTTGCTGCAACTTCCTTCCATTGGGTTTCACCGGAAGTAGGATATCCCAAACTAGAACAAGCATTAAAAGATAATGGCAGTTTGATTTTACTATGGAACAAAGAACCCCAACCCAGCTACGAAGTTTACCAAATTTTAGATGAGGTTTATCAAAAACAAGTTCCTTCCCTTTCCCGATACGAAGACAGGGGAACTACAGAAAGAATTATTCGGAAATTAGGGGAAAACATTGCAAAATCCGGGTTATTCAAAGATTTGGTATTTGAATGTAGGGAGTGCGATCGCGTTTACAGTATTGATGATTATCTAACCTTGTTGAGTACGCTATCACCTTATATAGTATTGGATGTTCAAAAGCGAGATGCTTTATTTGATGATTTGAGAAATGCTTTAAGTAAAAATCTTGGGGATACCATCGAGACATCATATCTTTCAGCATTTCACGTTGCGTGGAAGAAAGGTAAGTCCTAG
- a CDS encoding AAA family ATPase, with product MKLQRVQVPDFRVLKNVDISFEKDFVPNIFPLGSQNGGGKSTLLQLIFVLLHCSGDSDKHEFIKNMLHGFEIDDDSQKRVLARFDIWDGEKTVNLEFVVYKDSYARRFLHQNNKPLITISETVFCRIDKMDIDKAKDFLNNLSSNIFLAAPATQVFLFLNKDSRDFLFKHQNNDYSNNYYSQLKQSQYKLSVFFTYDFLAVDLLIDIFQAARDKDFKQAIETGEYGNNYQKLVNDLNQVLLNKKININPDLSGFTFKLDAEGNDIELYPEDLSHGELKRLSIYAWIKYNIIEDSIVLIDEIENGLHPDWQYQIIKDIAEWAPKNQYIIATHSYELCQAVTPAHVKELEPRLIKQESE from the coding sequence ATGAAATTACAAAGAGTTCAAGTTCCAGATTTTCGCGTTTTGAAAAACGTTGATATATCTTTTGAAAAGGATTTTGTACCAAATATTTTTCCATTAGGTAGTCAAAACGGTGGTGGTAAAAGTACGCTTTTACAGTTAATTTTTGTATTGCTTCATTGTTCTGGTGATAGTGATAAGCATGAGTTTATCAAAAATATGCTTCATGGGTTTGAGATTGATGATGATTCTCAGAAAAGAGTTTTAGCGCGTTTTGATATTTGGGATGGGGAGAAGACAGTTAATCTGGAATTTGTTGTTTATAAAGATTCTTATGCGAGAAGATTCTTACATCAGAATAATAAACCTCTTATTACGATATCAGAAACTGTATTTTGTCGTATTGATAAGATGGATATCGATAAAGCTAAAGATTTTCTAAATAATTTATCAAGCAATATTTTTTTAGCAGCTCCTGCCACTCAAGTTTTTCTGTTTCTTAATAAAGACTCTAGAGATTTTCTTTTTAAACACCAAAATAATGATTACAGTAATAATTACTATTCACAACTCAAACAGTCACAGTATAAATTATCCGTTTTTTTTACATACGATTTTTTAGCTGTAGACCTACTTATAGATATTTTTCAGGCAGCAAGAGATAAAGACTTCAAACAAGCTATAGAAACAGGAGAATACGGAAATAATTATCAAAAACTTGTAAACGACTTAAATCAAGTCTTATTAAACAAAAAAATAAATATCAATCCTGATTTATCTGGCTTCACTTTTAAATTAGATGCAGAAGGAAATGATATAGAGCTATATCCCGAAGATTTAAGCCACGGTGAATTAAAACGACTTAGTATTTATGCTTGGATAAAGTACAATATTATAGAAGATTCAATTGTTTTAATAGATGAAATTGAAAATGGATTGCATCCAGATTGGCAATATCAAATAATTAAAGATATTGCTGAATGGGCACCAAAGAATCAATATATTATTGCTACTCACTCATATGAATTGTGTCAAGCAGTTACTCCCGCTCACGTTAAGGAATTAGAACCAAGGTTAATAAAGCAAGAATCGGAATAA
- a CDS encoding ABC transporter substrate-binding protein yields the protein MSRYLRLTVILMLAFCFAMLTACDASWDRKVKQSQLTLATPSDVATFNYAMNNSPFSVFPFIYQGLVTENGKTNELEPALAESWKVSDDKLRITFKLRDKLKWSDGKPLTVDDVIFTYKDIYLNKKIPTLFKDFLRIGNQDVFPEIRKLDNRTIEFSLPEPFTPFLRKSASLAILPAHALRDSVLSNDANGNPQFLSTWGSDTAPEKIIVNGAYQIESYTPSERIILKRNPYYFRKDAQGQQMPYIKSIIWQIIPSTDNHLLRFRSGELDSLRVKPDTFALLKREEKRGNFSIYNGGLSQGIRFVTFNLNQASNSQGKPFVNPVKSRWFNNLAFRQAIAYAINRDRIKTNIYQGIGELQHSPIAVQSPYYLSPAQGLKTYSYNPQKAKQLLTKAGFQYDSQQQLLDKDGNQVKFNILVKSEDQTRVATAVQIQQDLKQIGIQANLQTLSFNTVLQKILTKRDWDCYVGAFESAIFEPNLIALFWTSNGSFHMFNKGSKSKKRPIIGWKVNDWEKQIDQLFQEGAKEADENKRKQIYAEFQQIVAEQLPVFFLVNPVSLQAVRNRVENVEYSAVGGLLWNVDEWRLKGEG from the coding sequence ATGTCTCGCTATCTACGTTTAACAGTTATCTTGATGCTGGCTTTTTGCTTTGCAATGCTCACAGCTTGTGATGCATCATGGGATAGGAAAGTAAAGCAATCCCAGTTAACTTTGGCTACTCCTAGCGATGTAGCTACATTCAATTATGCAATGAATAATTCTCCTTTCAGCGTTTTTCCTTTCATCTATCAGGGATTAGTTACGGAGAATGGTAAAACAAATGAATTAGAACCTGCTTTAGCTGAATCCTGGAAAGTTTCAGATGATAAGCTAAGAATTACTTTTAAGCTTAGAGACAAACTAAAATGGTCGGATGGTAAACCTTTGACTGTAGATGATGTCATATTTACCTATAAAGATATTTACCTTAATAAAAAGATTCCGACTTTATTTAAAGATTTTCTGCGGATTGGGAATCAAGATGTGTTTCCTGAAATACGGAAATTAGATAATCGCACCATTGAGTTTAGTTTACCCGAACCTTTTACTCCTTTTTTAAGAAAGTCCGCGAGTCTTGCTATTTTACCGGCTCATGCTTTGCGCGATTCAGTTTTATCGAATGATGCTAATGGTAATCCTCAATTTCTTTCCACTTGGGGAAGCGATACAGCACCAGAAAAAATTATTGTTAATGGTGCTTATCAAATAGAAAGCTATACTCCTTCCGAACGAATTATTTTAAAACGGAATCCTTATTATTTTCGTAAAGATGCTCAAGGGCAACAAATGCCATATATTAAAAGTATTATTTGGCAAATTATTCCATCCACCGATAACCATTTACTAAGATTTCGTTCGGGGGAATTGGATAGTTTGAGGGTTAAACCAGATACTTTTGCTTTGCTGAAACGAGAAGAAAAGCGGGGTAATTTCAGTATTTATAATGGTGGACTAAGTCAAGGAATTCGTTTTGTTACTTTTAATCTCAATCAAGCTAGTAATTCTCAAGGAAAACCTTTTGTAAATCCTGTTAAATCTCGTTGGTTTAATAATTTAGCATTTCGCCAAGCAATTGCTTATGCTATCAACCGCGATAGAATAAAAACTAATATCTATCAAGGAATCGGTGAGTTACAACATTCACCGATTGCAGTGCAAAGTCCTTATTATTTATCTCCAGCACAAGGTTTAAAGACATATAGCTATAATCCTCAAAAAGCAAAGCAATTATTAACTAAGGCTGGTTTTCAGTATGATTCTCAACAACAATTACTGGATAAAGATGGCAATCAGGTAAAATTCAATATATTAGTTAAATCAGAAGACCAAACTCGTGTAGCTACTGCGGTACAAATTCAACAAGATTTAAAACAGATTGGTATTCAAGCAAATTTACAAACCCTCAGCTTTAATACTGTACTACAAAAAATACTCACAAAACGAGATTGGGACTGTTATGTCGGTGCTTTTGAATCAGCAATATTTGAACCGAATCTTATCGCTTTGTTTTGGACTAGTAACGGTTCGTTTCATATGTTTAATAAAGGTTCCAAATCTAAAAAACGTCCTATTATAGGTTGGAAAGTAAATGATTGGGAAAAACAAATAGACCAACTTTTCCAAGAAGGAGCTAAAGAAGCTGATGAAAATAAAAGAAAACAAATTTATGCTGAATTTCAGCAAATAGTAGCCGAACAATTACCAGTATTTTTCTTAGTTAATCCCGTATCTTTACAAGCAGTGCGGAATCGTGTGGAGAATGTAGAGTATTCTGCTGTGGGGGGATTGTTGTGGAATGTTGATGAATGGCGTTTGAAGGGGGAAGGTTAG
- a CDS encoding filamentous hemagglutinin N-terminal domain-containing protein: MVFAYSTTDARAQNITLDGSLGTPKTLTGPNYQIPQSVGETAGNNLFHSFGKFNLNRNEAAIFESAGNIRNILSRVTGGSPSSIDGLIRTLGSDVNFFLINPSGIIFGENARLDVNGSFVASTANAIQFGEQGFFSATNLQPPSQLLTINPSALFFNQLQPGKIESKSNLRVPNNRSFLLVGGDINLDGGGLSALGGRLELAGLAGNGTVGLNVDGNDLSLNVPDDVARADVSLTNGAIIDVSAGGGGSITVNARNLEVREESQLLAGIREGLGTPEAQAGDITINATDTVLLDNDSNAFNDVNSGAVGNGGDILVTTDSLQVTNGSGLTSNIVRQGQGNGGSIIITTGSLQVLSGGFLGVSTKGTGDADSIIINATGKVIFDGERKNGIPSVAVSDVEPGAVGNAGGVSITTGSLEVTNGAQLSASTFGKGDAGTVTINATNSIKFDGETKDRFSSGARSNVEFGAEGKAGGVSITTGFLEVTNGAELSASTFGKGNAGNVAIKAADSIKFDGETKNGSLGSGAFSQVNSGAVGNAGGVFITTGSLEVTSGAQLSASTFAKGNAGGVNINATSIKFDGEGKDRVSSGVFSKVDLEAVGNAGSISITTGSLEVTNGAELSAATFGKGDAGSVTINATSKVKFDGQGKDGNRDKSQALSTVESGAVGKAGGISITTGFLEVTNGAEINASTSSSGEAGDITLNVSENITLSGSETGIFASTLENSTGKGGSIIIDPKIMTIRDGARIAVDSQGKGIGGDIELAAGFLTLDNGTISAETRSNTGGDITLNLQDVLLLRNGSQITSTAGNQQFGGDGGNISIDVPNGFVVAVPNENSDITANAFSGSGGGVSINATSILGIAPLTRNKLIERLATNNPEELNPNNLSSSDITAVSQQSPDLSREPVINTPDVDPASGLVELPTNLVDASQEIDQACTPRGRLLQSSFIATGRGGLPLSPNEPLIGQAVITKWVDLQSQITPRRIGKLSRQSTTKYTRKIVEAQKFLVDENGDTFLVAESKQGGDSHSSTSPNQNCRVREGKQERGVE, encoded by the coding sequence GTGGTGTTCGCATACTCTACCACTGATGCAAGGGCGCAAAACATCACCCTAGATGGCAGCTTGGGAACTCCAAAAACTTTAACAGGACCAAATTATCAGATTCCCCAATCGGTGGGAGAAACTGCTGGGAATAATTTATTTCACAGCTTTGGGAAGTTTAATCTTAATCGTAATGAAGCCGCTATTTTTGAAAGTGCAGGTAATATCAGAAATATTCTGTCGCGGGTGACTGGTGGTAGCCCTTCTTCAATTGACGGATTAATTCGCACTCTTGGTAGCGATGTGAATTTTTTCTTAATTAATCCCAGTGGAATTATTTTTGGAGAAAATGCGCGTTTAGATGTGAATGGTTCCTTCGTGGCGAGTACCGCGAATGCAATTCAATTTGGCGAGCAAGGTTTTTTTAGCGCCACAAATCTTCAACCTCCCTCCCAACTACTAACAATAAATCCTTCAGCATTATTTTTCAATCAACTTCAACCGGGAAAAATAGAAAGTAAGTCAAATCTACGAGTACCAAATAATCGTAGCTTCTTGCTGGTAGGTGGAGATATCAACCTTGATGGAGGGGGATTGAGTGCTTTAGGTGGAAGGCTGGAGTTGGCAGGGTTAGCAGGTAATGGAACAGTAGGTTTAAATGTTGATGGTAACGACTTGAGTTTGAATGTACCCGATGATGTGGCAAGAGCCGATGTATCGCTCACCAATGGTGCAATTATTGATGTGAGTGCTGGTGGGGGAGGCTCAATTACAGTTAATGCTAGGAATTTAGAGGTAAGAGAAGAGAGTCAACTTTTGGCTGGGATTCGTGAAGGTTTGGGTACGCCAGAGGCTCAGGCAGGAGATATTACAATTAATGCCACCGATACTGTTTTGCTTGATAATGATAGTAATGCTTTTAACGATGTAAATTCTGGAGCAGTGGGTAATGGCGGAGATATATTAGTTACCACTGACTCCCTTCAAGTTACTAATGGTTCCGGACTTACTTCCAATATTGTAAGACAAGGACAAGGAAATGGGGGCAGTATCATTATTACCACTGGCTCACTTCAGGTACTCTCTGGAGGCTTTCTTGGTGTCAGTACCAAAGGAACAGGTGATGCAGATAGTATCATTATTAATGCCACTGGCAAGGTAATATTTGATGGCGAACGTAAGAATGGAATTCCCAGTGTGGCAGTCAGCGATGTGGAACCTGGAGCAGTGGGGAATGCGGGGGGTGTATCCATTACAACTGGCTCCCTTGAAGTTACCAATGGTGCTCAACTTTCTGCCAGTACCTTTGGAAAAGGTGATGCTGGCACTGTCACCATTAATGCCACAAACTCTATCAAGTTTGATGGAGAAACTAAGGATAGATTTTCCAGTGGGGCAAGAAGCAATGTGGAATTTGGAGCAGAAGGCAAAGCAGGGGGTGTATCTATTACGACGGGCTTCCTTGAAGTTACCAATGGTGCCGAACTTTCTGCCAGTACCTTTGGAAAAGGTAATGCTGGTAATGTCGCAATTAAAGCCGCTGACTCTATCAAGTTTGATGGGGAAACTAAGAATGGATCCTTGGGTAGTGGAGCATTCAGTCAGGTGAACTCTGGAGCAGTGGGCAATGCGGGGGGTGTATTCATTACAACTGGCTCCCTTGAAGTTACCAGTGGTGCCCAACTTAGTGCCAGTACCTTTGCAAAAGGGAATGCAGGCGGTGTCAACATTAATGCCACCTCCATCAAGTTTGATGGAGAAGGGAAGGATAGAGTTTCCAGTGGGGTATTCAGCAAGGTGGATCTTGAAGCAGTGGGCAACGCGGGGAGTATATCCATTACAACTGGCTCCCTTGAAGTTACCAATGGTGCCGAACTTAGTGCTGCTACATTTGGAAAAGGTGATGCTGGCAGTGTCACTATTAATGCCACCTCCAAAGTTAAGTTTGATGGGCAAGGTAAGGATGGAAATAGGGATAAAAGTCAGGCATTGAGCACTGTTGAATCTGGAGCAGTGGGCAAAGCGGGGGGTATATCCATTACAACTGGCTTCCTTGAAGTTACCAATGGTGCTGAAATTAATGCCAGTACCTCTAGCAGTGGAGAAGCCGGAGATATTACTTTGAATGTGAGTGAAAATATTACCCTCTCAGGTAGCGAAACCGGAATCTTTGCTAGTACTTTGGAAAATTCAACGGGCAAAGGTGGTAGTATCATCATCGATCCCAAAATTATGACAATTCGAGATGGTGCGAGAATCGCTGTAGATAGTCAAGGGAAAGGAATTGGCGGCGATATCGAACTTGCAGCAGGCTTCCTCACACTCGACAATGGAACCATCTCCGCCGAAACCCGCAGCAATACTGGCGGTGACATTACTCTAAATCTGCAAGATGTATTATTACTCCGCAACGGTAGCCAAATCACCAGCACCGCAGGGAATCAGCAATTTGGTGGCGACGGCGGTAACATTTCTATTGATGTTCCCAACGGTTTTGTTGTTGCTGTTCCTAATGAGAATAGCGATATTACAGCCAATGCATTTAGCGGCAGCGGGGGAGGAGTTTCGATAAATGCAACCAGTATTCTGGGAATCGCACCCCTAACTAGAAACAAACTGATTGAACGGTTGGCAACCAATAACCCAGAAGAACTTAATCCTAATAATTTATCCAGTAGCGACATTACGGCAGTTTCTCAGCAAAGTCCCGATTTAAGTCGCGAACCTGTTATTAATACTCCCGATGTAGATCCGGCTAGCGGTTTAGTCGAACTACCCACAAACTTAGTTGATGCATCTCAAGAAATCGATCAAGCTTGTACTCCCAGAGGAAGACTACTGCAAAGCAGCTTTATCGCAACGGGAAGAGGTGGGTTACCTTTAAGTCCTAACGAGCCTTTAATAGGACAAGCGGTAATTACAAAATGGGTTGATTTACAGTCGCAAATCACTCCAAGGAGAATAGGTAAATTATCTAGACAATCTACGACTAAATATACTCGTAAAATTGTTGAAGCCCAAAAATTTTTAGTTGATGAGAATGGCGATACTTTTCTTGTAGCAGAATCGAAGCAAGGTGGTGATAGTCATTCTAGTACTTCACCAAACCAAAATTGCAGGGTGAGGGAAGGGAAACAAGAGAGGGGGGTAGAATAA
- a CDS encoding alpha/beta fold hydrolase, whose amino-acid sequence MKNWWQDTFPQGKQTITITDSQGYPVKIAYGEKGKGKPLFLLHGIGSWSYNWRNLIEPLSKYFRVICFDAKGFGFSEKPLHREETTGHQVIELQRIITALCNEPVAILSESLGALVALAFAQEYSELVSHLAVVNVPIFTKKLPHWGMSLLAKTPLEIIEVIDKLRLSYLFAPLIREIMAIERRSVLFDPSILTQENVFWITYPYIEFPGTFLKVAQELQIAAREIENAQKNQPNWLSKIQNNLINIECPTLIMWGEQDTWFPIEHGKQLHQLIPSSLFQVLPECHHDASSGASDAIEIATVDFLRKTNFLQL is encoded by the coding sequence ATGAAAAACTGGTGGCAAGATACTTTCCCACAAGGAAAACAGACAATAACTATTACCGACTCTCAAGGTTATCCCGTAAAAATTGCCTATGGTGAAAAAGGCAAGGGAAAACCTTTATTTTTGTTACATGGTATTGGTAGCTGGAGCTATAACTGGCGCAATCTGATCGAACCTTTATCTAAATATTTTCGAGTAATTTGTTTTGATGCTAAAGGTTTTGGCTTTTCAGAAAAACCTCTGCATCGCGAAGAAACTACAGGTCATCAAGTTATTGAATTACAACGAATTATTACTGCATTATGTAATGAACCAGTAGCAATTTTATCCGAATCTTTAGGTGCTTTAGTTGCTCTGGCTTTTGCTCAAGAATACTCCGAACTAGTTTCTCATTTAGCAGTTGTGAATGTACCGATATTCACGAAAAAACTTCCTCATTGGGGAATGTCTTTATTAGCTAAAACACCCTTAGAAATAATCGAAGTAATTGATAAATTGCGTTTAAGCTACTTATTCGCACCACTGATTCGAGAAATCATGGCAATCGAAAGACGTAGCGTATTATTCGATCCTTCTATTTTGACTCAGGAAAATGTCTTTTGGATAACTTATCCCTATATTGAGTTTCCCGGCACTTTTCTTAAAGTAGCTCAAGAATTACAAATTGCAGCCCGAGAAATCGAAAACGCTCAAAAAAATCAGCCCAACTGGTTGAGTAAAATTCAGAATAACTTAATTAATATAGAATGTCCCACATTAATAATGTGGGGAGAACAAGATACTTGGTTTCCTATAGAACACGGAAAACAACTGCATCAACTAATTCCATCATCTCTATTTCAAGTACTGCCTGAATGCCACCATGATGCTTCGAGTGGTGCATCTGATGCTATCGAAATAGCCACCGTTGATTTTTTGAGAAAGACAAATTTTTTACAGCTATAG